The following DNA comes from Ricinus communis isolate WT05 ecotype wild-type chromosome 10, ASM1957865v1, whole genome shotgun sequence.
CTCTATATAAATTAGCTAACCACATTCACAGACTCTGACAACTTCGGCTTATAAGACATGCTCCTTTCTCACCTCTTCTGACGTTGCAATATTTGTTGCTTGATTTTCACAAGTCATAACCTGACTTGTCTCATCTTCACCAAAAGTTGGGTTGTTACTCTTTAGATTGTGATCCTGATGTTCAAGATCATGAATGCTCATGTTGTGAACAAGTTCACCTTCATTGCAGTCAGGCGTAGTACCTTTTTTGTTCTGGTTCTTAAATAGTTTACAGATAACAAAAGCTCTCTGCACAAGATGGAAGCGAGAAACAAGATGAGCTCAATTGATGTAGGAAAAACAAGATGCAGAGCGGTACccatacatatatatagtatatatatgtacCTGGTTATGTAAATTGAATGTCGTACTGTATTCATATATAGTCCAACGAGTCCTTACTCTTTTACGAGGACCACCTTCATGGAAAACAAAAGTCTTTTTGGTACCAATCTGTTTCTCTGCATGTCTAACTTTACGTGTTCTGCAGGTATCTTTCCACAGTCCATTTTTTGTTGTTCTGCTTGGCCGTCCGCCGTTAGGATGAAAGAAGTACCATTCTTGTTCATTTGAATTTACTCCTGAATGCTCTGCATACTCCGAAAGGAATCAGATTTCAGAGGATGACAAAGGATAAGCGTGAtggaagaaataaaaagaaaaaagagaaaatacgAGAAACTAACGGATTAAATCCCAGGGTTCGAGCTTGTAGACGTTAAGTTCAGGAATTCTACAAACTTCTTGATCATAACCTGAAATCTTTTTGTTGAGATAATGATTCACCAATTCTGCTTCCTTAGGACGGAATCCATCTCCAACATCACGGGCTGATTCTGATAGAGACGGTGTGCTTGTCATCGTTCTAGTTACTAATTTATATCTGCAAGTCGATGGATCAAAGTTTTGTTAAACAAGAAATCATGAATAATACAGAATAGAACTGTGAATAGTGTGACTCACTCAGtgagaagaaaatatttcattcCACTTCCTAAAacaggaaaagagaaaagactTGGAGAGCCTGATGCTTTACTCTGCAACTGAAGACTATCTGAGTGATGAGTGTGGGAGTCTTGTACACAAATTCACCACTTTATAGagagttaaaagaaagagaaggaatGTGGAAAAAGTGTAACCGTATTAACCAAatattgtaaaagaaaaaaaagtgaaacCGTGTCTAAACTTCTGATTGGCTATTGTAAAGTAAAGGGCTCCGGAAAATTACAGGGACTTTCTCCTACTTCCTATCCAAGTCAGTGGCTCCACCAACTTCCACTGCAAGTTTGGAACATTCTAGACTACTGGCTAACTATTAGTGAGCATTCTAGAGAACATTCTAGAAAAACACTTTTGTTCGTTTTATTCTATTTCCCGCCGTATCATTAGTCATATATTAACCAGATATAAGAACATCTTTAACGGtcctgtttttatttttatctttattttactttatctaataaatattaatattttaaattatttttttcttaaaaaaaattactcttAAAgcaaaaaactaaaagataataaatatcaattaataaaatatataaaaacttgtaatgtattaattataataaaaataaagagtgaATTTAGCTTTTTAAATATAGAGAGTCAAATCCACTAtcaactttatattttaaaaatatataacgtgttgaaattttattttattgaatagctatttataataaagagTTTAGCTTATATAAAGAGGcatttaaagatattttaagaaaaacagttggtattatattaaacttactgaatttattaaatgtctaatttagttgaattttattctttttaacaaatttttcTTCCCGAATTTTCACTTTTGTAATGAGTATAAGTCCATACCCTATTAGTCCTCTCTCATGagtcaaaaaaaatatttgatcttTTGATGAGATAGAACATTTTCTTTAAGAGAAAATGAATATGCAATACACTTAAAGTAAAAATTGCACAATTTTACACCATCTTAATTAAAAGAAGGTTTTCTAGCTTGTCTCACTAATGTCTAAATTCTCCTTCCCTTTAAATATAttggaatatatatatatatatatatatatatgacgTAGAATTTCTCTTAATAttatccttttttcttttatacaaTTTTTGTTGGTTACAAAGTAATATAGATACCAtcttaataaatcaataatacaataattttgtttttatttttttcttgtaattttcATCATAGATCTAATACTACCGGAGAAATACACTCTCTTCTCGTATCTTTAAATACTAATTaccaatttaaataaatttataaatttatagtttcattcatttgtgaaaataaattgtgatttattttttaataaaagactaACTGTAGTTTATTCAGTTAATAAATTACTGTCAAATATGTTAACGGCGTTTATTAGCTTTAATGTGATTTCATATTCATActatgtgattttttttattatgacaCATTTATACTTTGTGATTTactttgttaatattttagtgttaaattaaattaatataataaatatattataaagtatctcttaaattaaatttgattttaatacagtaattatttttttgagtaATTTAACTAATTGTTTCAGGCttgaaataaatgataataatataattttttataatatgtagttaaattaaaaaataatttttaaatatattatgaatttttgaaacatataattatgtaatattattataaaagtatttctTATTGATGgttcatattatattagtatcaaatcataaatattaattctatattttgatTGAGATATGTAAGaggtaaataaaataaaatatagagtATGAAAATATTACAAAGATAAATCACAATATatgaaattgtaaaaatataaaaccaCATTAAAGCAAATAAACGGCATTAACATGTTTGACACTATATTGTTAACGAAGTAAATTGtatagtaattttttatcacaaaataaattatagacTTATTTATGCCAATGAATCTACGcagtatttttttcttaaattaaatgtgTCATGTATGAATATgcaattgattttataaataaataacataattgactaaatttatataaaaatctgTCATACATGGAACACAAATGAGCaacaatatttcatttttattctcattttcactaaatatattcataaatgatATAATTTCCATAATGAAAagggtttctttcttttaatactTTGATACCGTAtgttaataatctaatatcaaaCTCAATAGATCGGGAACCTCAGTAATTACAGCCCTCACTTTCTGTCCTGTCCCTATTTTCTTCCACGTGTTTCTACTCATCTTTCCTGCAATAATTCTGAtgaaagtttttaatattttagactTCTCCTAATTTGTTGCAAATACCCAATTCATgcttgtttttttcttttatccgCATTAATACTTTGCTTTTTTTactcattttcttattatgaGGCAACATTAtgatcaaatttttaaattaattttatcaataatgcgactttctttcttctttttttctttttgatcgAAAATAATGTGACTTTCAATTCGGAATTTGTTGggataatttctaattaataacatgttctttgtttattaatttcttctaATAGAATCATCATATTAGTAATTATGGTTTTTAAATGCTAACGGTGTTAAAAGAAATCCACATATGGCAAAGACCAGTAAAGAAATGTCATTTCATCACATTCTTAACACAGGATTCATTGGCACATGAAGGAAGCTTGTGTGAGCAAACTACTGATAGCATCACACACTTTTACAGTCTTACATAGCAACAAGAACAGCAGAAAACCATAAAACATGCATCATACACACACACAGAGACACTCTATTTTTATACTGACAACACACTCTCTATCTTATTATTGATGTGCTTGAACTCAGCTTAGTCCCAGGTGACCTTTTAAATTCATTCCTGTCGAAGGAACTTAAAGGTCAATGGACTGAGCAGCGTAAAACACAAGGACCCAGACTATAGTTTTTGATGCAGAATATCTGCCCCTTCTATTTTTAAGCTACCACTGATCTGTTTCCGGCTCGGATAAGAACTGAAAATCGCCAATAAAAACATTATAGAGGCGTTGCTCTGCTTGCATTTCCCATTCTGATGCAGAATGAAAGCTAGGATTCTGCTCACCCCAGCCATTGGATGTTTCCAGATATGGCTCTAGTTCAGCATCAACCTGTAGAAACAATCACAGAAGGGTACGCATACTAGTTATTGTCCTGCTCTATATATTTAAGCCGTCAAAAATGATTTCCTTCAAACGAACGAGGGTGAGCTTTAACTGGTACTAGAACCGTCTCCAGTACCGCGAGTTCGAACACCAACATAACATGatcaatcaaataaataaaaaaatttaagaaaatcataCAAAAGACATGCTCCTTCTTCACCTGTTGTAGAGTTGCAGCATCTCTTGCTTTATTCTCAGAATTCATAGACTGACTTATTCCACCATACTCAAAGCTTGAATAGGTAGGGATCTGATACGCACCAGAAACTGTCATACTGCTACTCAGTTCATCCTCATAATAGTTTGGCATGTTACCTTCACTTCCATTCGATTTGTCGATTATCTTACAGAGAACAAAAATCCCCTGCAAGACAATTGCAAGGACATGTCAAGATGATCACTGAATTTTTAGGAAACAGAAGAAGCGTAACAAGGAAAATAATGGGCAATTCTAACAATCAAGAGCGTTATATACCTGTTGGTTTGGGGAAAACATATTAAGAGCTGCACTATATTGGTGCATCTTCCACCCGGTCAGTTTCCCATTGGGAGTACGACCTCGATAGAAAATCAAGATTCTTTTTGTACCAATCTCTTCCTGTCCATCCTTAATTTTGTGTTCGTTACCAGTGACTTTCCAATATCCTTCTTCTGTTAACCTGTTTCCCCGTTCTCCCTGTCGCGGACATATGATGCACCATTCTCGGTCATCCGTTTTCACCCCGTGCTCTGCGCACACAAATTGTAGTAATTGAGATATGTGCAAAAAACTGCTGACCATTTAAATCTGAAAACAAGGAACGTGTTGGTAAATATTATATGCTTACGAGGTAATTCCCAGGGCTCATAATCATACAGATTCAGCACTGGGACTCTTGGGTCATCATAGCCAAGAAAAGTCTTCCACAGCAAAATGTATGCCAACTCCTTGTCAGTTGGACGATGTAATATTCCTCCATCAGGTGGTGTCATGCTTGTCAACCTTTTACAGTCACTGTACGATAAGGATGAATCTgccaagaagaaaaaaaacaagtgttttaaaattgGTTAACATAGAATAGGGTACAAATTAATGCAACTTACTTGACAGGAAGCATAAATTTCATTCCTCTTCCTAAAATAGGAATCAGAAGCTAGCCTCCTAAGTGGGGAAAAGAAATGTTTTTCTCTTTGTAATAAACACTGAAAATTGCTTTAAAGAAAGAGGCCTGGTAAACTAGAGAAGAAGACAATCAAAAGCCACTGAACAAAGAGAAGCATGTCTatgcatgtatatttatatgcaGAGCCAGAAACAATAGTCCAAGCAAGTCAGTTTCAAAGTGAAGGTAGCGATACTTAGGCCTCTGCTTCGACGAGAAGCTGACAGTGGAAAGCAAAATGATTTCTAGTATCCaccaacaaaaaaagaaaaaaagaaaatgatttctAGTGCTTGCTTCCCAAGTTTTGTGGGCCACCATCTTCCTCTGCAAGTCGCCACAAACtgataatttttgtataattaaCTTTACCAAAATGATTTCCTTAGCTCTTCCTCACCCATAGCATTAATTTTAGGTAACACAGCTAATTTGTTTGGttgaattcatttaaaatttaaaatttaattattttaaataaagcaaaagctaatttataaattctaaataattattatataaatctaattatatttaaactaaatactaaaaagataaatttttaaatgaatttcatattaatttatctatatattcCATAACACCAAAATatcctttaattttaatatttatatgttacTTTCTCTCACgtgtatttttttcaaataaaataaatttcttaatgaattttaaccaaacataatattaatatatttacatatttatctattaaaatttataaaattaaacttaaataaaaataaaagagttttaatatgtaacttttatatatacattaaaatattgttatgtaaattgatttaaaatttttgtatataaatctaatcttaattttattaaatttcattgaataaatatataagtgatgaaaaaattaaattattataaactataaCCCTCTAGAATTCACGCGTAAGAAGCagttaagaatatatatatatatatatatatatatatatatatatatatatatatatatatatatatatgtatatcgGTCATCCAAAAGCTTATAGTacagaataattttaaaaaaattctatctaaaattatgaatgatattttataaaataaaccatTATGATAAATGTACTATGGCAtcttaaattttgtttgaaaatGGCCtgtttaaattcaaaataacattgaacaaaaaaaaaaaaaaagaaggattaGATTGGGGTAAGGAGATAGAACAATTAATGTTTGGTTGgtatacaaaatataagctaaaaatatatgaaaactgttcagaaatatattaaaattgataaataataatcatttttactatataaattttttctagACTTGtaactaataatatattgGAGGTTGattattgttttaaatttgttacctcaaattttctcttttcattattataactCATTTATGGGTAAGcacctttatttatttaacttttatcttcgtaataataatactattaaaaactgaattaattaattaaactgaTTGTTAAGTAAATGAGTTAAATGCCCACTAACATCAACTCTaaacaaaaattcaaaaaaataagaaatctactatctaattaaatcttaatccttataaattatttatatttattctctaataataaatgatcTCTAAATTGCAATTTAAGAAATGCAATTAGCTAGTGATTCaatcataaattatatcaATAGCAGGTGTATGCCATAAATAAAGACATGGCATATATGGCCATTACCAGAGTCCACCTATGTGATTatgtataaaatcaaatttatttaatttatacaataaaaaatagattaaaatctaaaaattaggaaaaaaagaaatctttttGTCAACAATATCACTTTTCTTAAACTGCTAGAGACAAAAAAAGACTTATTAGCAAAATAGAAACATGCACaaagtattttatttctaaaataccaataattattttgtctatattaatctatttactcaaaatttttatttcagatCTATAATACTGacacaattttttaaaataaactcattaaaactaataacaCCATCTCTGATCATTTCATACCTTGACATgttataagatatttttattagatgatctaaataactcaaaatattttttggattgccaaattttaaaaatccatgacattGATTTAAAGTCTATAGATTTTCATGGTTTGGATTagatataaaaagaatgaattTTTGTGTAAAGTTAAAGATAATTTTGAAgggataatattaaaataaaaaatattataacgatccattactttttttaaatggTGGAAAATTACAACTCTAAAAAATGAGActttaaatattgataaataaattttcaataaattattaattttaactaaGTAATAGATTTTAGCCCCAGTCGCgctaatatatttattaaatatataaaataataatattattctaaTAAGAATCCTTGAAGATGAAAGATTTGAAAACTATAATAGTTTGGTCTAAAAGTAAAAGCAATGTTTACAGAACTTATATTCTCTATATTTGAAGCATCTTATAACACTTTATCTTCTAGGGTTTCATTATATGTGTCTGTGTTGGTtaacttatatttattgtcatttctaagtttctATCACTAAATTCATTATATGTCCTCTGTGTAAATAacatttactatttttttatctatgtATATTAACCTTTTACCACATTCTAACTTTTGActatgtttttttatatttataactcatacatgaatttaaaattaaaaaaaaaattgcgtatataaataattaaaatctaaaagttttcttaaattaataaatattttttttattgctcatttattaatagataaataacttctataaaaataataatttttaagctTAATAGTGttacattataaaaattattattatttttaataattgtttcAGTAATGGGTATTTAAAATACGTGaatatagagaaaaaattgaatatttaatacCTAAATAAATACAGATCGAATACACATAAATTATGCATACTTTAGAAATATGAGTGGGAATATAAACAAGGCAACATCTAATTAACAAAGGAAGACACATAACTTCATCAGCAAGCAATAACCAGATTGTCTTCCAAAGCTGAGAACATTCGCGAATTCTGTTGCAATTTCAAAGTTGAAAATCATGCAACTTTGTGATCTCAGCCGTCTATTTAATTTACATGAAACAATAGTATACACTCATAATTACATGGATAGAATGAagtctataataaaaaagcaaaataaagaatatcatttttatcgatgaatttaaatatagaataaaaaatattattattatatataactcataataatttaattaaaataaaaataaaaacaattttattataaataaagcGTCGTATTTATTGTATTGTCTTAATTACTATATTTTCTCAATTATGAATAAATTtggttttgaatttttcttaaaaaaggaaaaagttaacacttattaaaatcaaaataccACTGTTTTTATGTTTCTGACAAATAATTTAGAGgaataaaagataagaaaaagtAAACAGGAAAGCACAAAGTATATATCTAATGTTTTATTTAAGTATAATTAggttgagtttttttttttcctataaGATCATAACAAATCAATGGATGAGATATTTCATCAGGAAAATAATAGGTCAAAGGTAATTTGAAAGCAAAAGgcataagataaaaataaatcctaAATTATTTCGAGATATTCAATTAAACTCTTTTATTCCAAAATCGCTAAATAtcatttttgaattttttaaaaagtacaTGCAAGTCCCTTCAAACATGAGGatatctttttcatttatagtatatttaaatataaataattaatatcaatgaaaaaatctttaaaatgcataatatatttaataaaaaaaaactgaaaaatttcttcaaaacaaactaaaaataataaaaattcattgcCACTCTCACCATCGCCATTGCTATTGCCGTTGTCGTCATTACCACCGTTGTTTTTGTTGTCGCCATCAGCAACCAAATAAATCTCCACCGTtgctgttgttgttgttgccCGCCTTATTTTATTCCCGTAAGATTAATAGATCAAACACTAGAATGGCGGTGGTGGCTTGTTTTAATGAGTAGGAGTTCATATTCAAAAGTGGCCAAGTTTGATGAGTTATGCTTGATTTCTGTAAAGATGCTACATTTCTGTGTTCTcctaattttcttatattgctTGATGGAAGAAGAATGATTGTTAACTATTGCTATTTGCTTGGTAGAatcatattttgataatgaaaaagaaaaagctgcGACACGCGACAAATTTAGTAGTGACATcagctaataatataaataaattattttctaaagaaaaagtttaattatttttaattttaattaatttagttatcaTTTCAGATGGTTAAATTGGCACCTAAGATTGAGCTTAGACAAAAAACTTACCTGTTAAACTTCTGGATCGATTTGTaccttttaaaatattcaggGGTGACATAAAGCCATTTAAGAAGGTTAATTGAACATCCCAAATAGTCTGCGGGTTCTTTTTTGTACCTTATGCTAAAGCAAAACATGTCGTAtgaatctattattattttagagaaatatATAAACCTTATCATAGCTTAAATGATTTTGAGGTTGGACCTAATATATAGTCAGTCattgcatattttttaatacatcaaaatttccttaaattttataacctaattattattcttttacgTATTAGTTGAAAAATTAAActgataatttaaaatcataaattaaaatgagtcTACCtcaaaatctttttctttttcgtaatgaattaatttgtctttttcatataaattctatttgtttaattttttgttttgaaccATAGGGTGTTGGTATTGATTGATTCTATTTCGCCATTTttgtagaaaataaaattttatttttaaagcaaattaattttaacatctaattaagataattaattagtttttttccttttaatttttaatacaatttaatttaaaagtttaaacctcttaaaattgtaattattagattgctatataatttaattttaattattcatgtacataaaaatataataattttctgtgttaaaataaaatttttgatacaaatgaaattaataagaaatctttttatttttaatataattaatattaatatctaataaaaatataaaaatctaaattattttattttatctaaaatttaaaattagattacATAATAATccaacaaattaataacattaaacaataaacaaatattttaatatctaaaattttttgaaatcatattatattaaacaagtttattattttaattaagcattaaaattaatttatattaaaaataatattttattctaatttaaaaataaaattattttaaataattaaattataatattaaactattaatttaatttttcatctaaaatagaataatagtaattaattttattaaaattcaataaaattaattgcaaAACCGACTTATGTATAATACACAAGCCTATATAGGGACAAATAGTATTTAACccttcttaaataaataaagcaaaaCAGTTGAAATTTAAAAGGATGAATCCAAAAGTCAAAGAGAAACCTGACGCCAGATACTAAACATTCCAAGGCTGTaagcagaaaaagaaaataaatgcgTAGCAAAGCATACTATCGATGAAGGTTCTTCCCCATCAAATATCAAGGCAGCAACAGCTAACAGCAAAGTAAAAAAAGATGCAGATAGCAGTCTCAAAACTCACCCAGCAAAAAAATTGCAGGACTTGTTTCTACAGGTATAAG
Coding sequences within:
- the LOC8280484 gene encoding NAC domain containing protein 50 isoform X3 — translated: MKYFLLTEYKLVTRTMTSTPSLSESARDVGDGFRPKEAELVNHYLNKKISEHSGVNSNEQEWYFFHPNGGRPSRTTKNGLWKDTCRTRKVRHAEKQIGTKKTFVFHEGGPRKRVRTRWTIYEYSTTFNLHNQRAFVICKLFKNQNKKGTTPDCNEGELVHNMSIHDLEHQDHNLKSNNPTFGEDETSQVMTCENQATNIATSEEVDPQLLSNPGFFTGCNSQYYSEDPAKYLCMNGEQYFSNDDLWKFCDT
- the LOC8280484 gene encoding NAC domain-containing protein 74 isoform X2; amino-acid sequence: MKYFLLTEYKLVTRTMTSTPSLSESARDVGDGFRPKEAELVNHYLNKKISGYDQEVCRIPELNVYKLEPWDLIQHSGVNSNEQEWYFFHPNGGRPSRTTKNGLWKDTCRTRKVRHAEKQIGTKKTFVFHEGGPRKRRAFVICKLFKNQNKKGTTPDCNEGELVHNMSIHDLEHQDHNLKSNNPTFGEDETSQVMTCENQATNIATSEEVDPQLLSNPGFFTGCNSQYYSEDPAKYLCMNGEQYFSNDDLWKFCDT
- the LOC8280484 gene encoding NAC domain-containing protein 14 isoform X1, which encodes MKYFLLTEYKLVTRTMTSTPSLSESARDVGDGFRPKEAELVNHYLNKKISGYDQEVCRIPELNVYKLEPWDLIQHSGVNSNEQEWYFFHPNGGRPSRTTKNGLWKDTCRTRKVRHAEKQIGTKKTFVFHEGGPRKRVRTRWTIYEYSTTFNLHNQRAFVICKLFKNQNKKGTTPDCNEGELVHNMSIHDLEHQDHNLKSNNPTFGEDETSQVMTCENQATNIATSEEVDPQLLSNPGFFTGCNSQYYSEDPAKYLCMNGEQYFSNDDLWKFCDT
- the LOC8280485 gene encoding NAC domain-containing protein 62 — translated: MTPPDGGILHRPTDKELAYILLWKTFLGYDDPRVPVLNLYDYEPWELPQHGVKTDDREWCIICPRQGERGNRLTEEGYWKVTGNEHKIKDGQEEIGTKRILIFYRGRTPNGKLTGWKMHQYSAALNMFSPNQQGIFVLCKIIDKSNGSEGNMPNYYEDELSSSMTVSGAYQIPTYSSFEYGGISQSMNSENKARDAATLQQVDAELEPYLETSNGWGEQNPSFHSASEWEMQAEQRLYNVFIGDFQFLSEPETDQW